The genomic region GCGTCTGGCAGAGAGGGTGAGCACTATGCAGACGATTCAGTCCAGTCGAGGTTTCAGTCTGGTGGAGGCCTTGGTTGCCTTGGCCGCCGGGCTCCTGGTCACCGGGGGCGCCGTGGTCTTAATGAACTCGGCCATGGGCGTCAGCGATATGGTCGGCCAGCGGGCCGAGATGCAGCAGAATGCTCGCGTCGGCCTTAACCTCATTGCTTCCGATCTGAGCCAGGCCGGCACCGGAGTACCGTCTGGCGGGATCGCCCTTCCAACCAATGAGAAGGGGAACGACAGATCTACGGTGCGCGGTTGCGGACTGGACGAGACATGCGGATCCGAGCGCGACTGGATATACGAGGGCCAAATGCTTTTCTCCGTGACCCCCGGAGAAGGACTTGGACAAACCGTTGATCCCGAGGTTGGTGGAACCGGCCAACCGACCGACATCGTCACGCTTATCTACCGCGACCGTGCCTTGCGCATCGACGAACACCCTCTGGTCAGGATCACAACGTCGGGCAGCGAAATCGACGTCGACTTGCGTACCCCCGTCAACGTCCCCGGCGAAGGGGTGACCCGCGGCGACGTGCTGGTGCTCAGTAACGCCAACGGAAATGCGGCTGCCGTGGTCACAAACCTCGCGGCCGATACCCATAACAGGGTCATTTTCTCGGCCAGTGATCCCCTCGATTTCAATCAGCCCTCGGCTTCCCACGGCAACATCGCCGCACTGCAAAACCGCGACGACAAAGGCAAGCCTGACGGAACCTATCCGCCCACCCGTGCCTACCGGATCTTCGTGGTCACCTACTTCATCGATGCCGAAACCTACCCCGAGCGCCCCCGGCTGATGCGGCAGGTCGGCGGCCATCCGGCCGAACCGCTTGCCGAATACGTGACCGACCTGCAGTTCACCTACGACATTTTCGACCCGGAGAACTCGGCCGCTTCGGCCGGCTTGACCGACGTCATCGATCAGGCCGCCCTGATTCAAAAGGTCAACGCTTCTCTCACGGCCCGCTCCCCAGGTACCGCCAAGGTGGACAAACGGGACCAATACGTGACCCTGACGACCTCGGTCAGCGGCCGCAATCTTTCCTTTAACGACCGCTACAAATAGAAGAGACGAGACGATGAACTACAGCAACAAGGCGGTCCCAAGGACACAGAGAGGTTATTCGCTGGTGGAGATCATGGCGGTCTTCGCCATGGTGGCCATCGTGGCGGCCGTGGCGGTTCCCATGATGACCACCGCCATCCGCGAATCCCGGCTCAACAGCGCCCATAACTTCGTCACCATGGAAATCAGGCGGGCCCGCCAGGCGGCCGTCGACTTCCGGCGCATCCACCGGCTCAGCGTCGATGCTCAAGGAACCATCACGCTGGCACGGCAGGAGATGCCCAGCCGCGACTGGACCGTGCTGAAGAGCGAGAGCTTGCCGGCGGGAATCGTCTTCGCGACTCCGACGGGAGCCCCAGGCGGGGACTCTTCACCCGACGGACTGGGGGACGATGCCGTCAGCTTCGGCGGGGGCAACGTGGTCTTCTTCCGTCCCGACGGATCGGCCCGCGACCAAATCGGAGAGATCGTCAATGGAATTGTCTACGTGTCCAGCGAAGCGCACCCCGAGCGCGGCAAGGCCGTCACTCTCTTGGGGTCTACCGGACGCGTCAAGGCCTGGGTTCTGGCTGAAAACGAGGACGGCAGCGTGGAGTGGAAGTAATGGGTAACCGAATGCGACGCAAGAAAGCTCAGGAAGGCTTCGGACTCGTCGAAGTGATGCTGGCCTCGCTGATCCTGCTGGTGGGGATGGTGACCCTGCTGGCTCTCTTCGCCCAGGCCATCGCCGCAACCCAGATGGCCAACCTCGACCTGATCGCCCGCCAGAAGGCCCGCGAGGCCCTGGAAAGCCTCTACACGGCGCGCAACACCGAGCAGATCACCTTCGAGCAACTGGCCAACGTCGGCGAGGGCGGGGTGTTCCTGAGCGGTTTGCAGCCGTTGACGACGCCGGGCGCGGACGGACTGGTCAACACCGGCGATGACGGTGCCGTAGAGAAAATGACTTCGGCCGGCTTGGACCGAGTCATGGGAACCGCGGACGACGAGACCCGCCTGCTCACCGATTATCGAAGACAGATCGAAATCTCGGGAGGAGGCTCGGGAGACCTGCGCCGAGTGCGCATCACCATCACCTATACGACACCCCTGGGCACCACCCGGGAGGTGCGCATCGAGTCCCTGGTCTCGCGCTACCGCTAACCAGGGCGTTTTGCAGGATCGGAGCAGGAGCAGGGCTGCCCCATAGGAGAAGTTGGGAGGAACAAAGTCATGAAGGCCAACTTGAAGGAAATGGCACAAAAAGGTTTCGCTTTGCCGGCAGCATTGCTGCTGTTGCTTGTCATGTCGGCGGTGGCCGTTGGGATGATCTACTTGGTGCACACCGAAGCCCGCGTCAGCGGATCGGACCTGGACGGCACGGCAGCCTACTACGCCTCCGAGGCCGGCATGGAGAAGATGATGGCCGACCTGAGCGGACTGTTCATCAACAATCAAGCTCCCACGGCCAGCGAAATCGCCGGTTTGGGCGGCTCCGCACCGGACTTGGCCGGGATCGAGTTCAGCGACTACTCGGTGCGCATGGCGGACGCCGACGGTGACGGTTCCCCCGATAGCGAGATCCGCACCGTCAGTGCCGGGCCCAAC from Acidobacteriota bacterium harbors:
- a CDS encoding prepilin-type N-terminal cleavage/methylation domain-containing protein, with the translated sequence MQTIQSSRGFSLVEALVALAAGLLVTGGAVVLMNSAMGVSDMVGQRAEMQQNARVGLNLIASDLSQAGTGVPSGGIALPTNEKGNDRSTVRGCGLDETCGSERDWIYEGQMLFSVTPGEGLGQTVDPEVGGTGQPTDIVTLIYRDRALRIDEHPLVRITTSGSEIDVDLRTPVNVPGEGVTRGDVLVLSNANGNAAAVVTNLAADTHNRVIFSASDPLDFNQPSASHGNIAALQNRDDKGKPDGTYPPTRAYRIFVVTYFIDAETYPERPRLMRQVGGHPAEPLAEYVTDLQFTYDIFDPENSAASAGLTDVIDQAALIQKVNASLTARSPGTAKVDKRDQYVTLTTSVSGRNLSFNDRYK
- a CDS encoding prepilin-type N-terminal cleavage/methylation domain-containing protein, with amino-acid sequence MNYSNKAVPRTQRGYSLVEIMAVFAMVAIVAAVAVPMMTTAIRESRLNSAHNFVTMEIRRARQAAVDFRRIHRLSVDAQGTITLARQEMPSRDWTVLKSESLPAGIVFATPTGAPGGDSSPDGLGDDAVSFGGGNVVFFRPDGSARDQIGEIVNGIVYVSSEAHPERGKAVTLLGSTGRVKAWVLAENEDGSVEWK